In Desulfofustis limnaeus, the genomic stretch ATCAGGCCCGTACAGGCCAACGAGTTCGTTCAGGTGGCGCAGTGCATCTATAAAGCCTATGGTTATTCATATCCCAACGAGGATATGTACTATCCGGAACGAATCGCCACACTGGTTGAGTCAGGAAAACTAATCAGCGTCGTGGCGGTCGACCTCCACGGCCGATTAGCTGGCCATTACGCCCTCGAACGTTTTGATTTGGGCGCGATCGTCGAAAGCGGGCAGGCGGTGATCAGTCCCGAACATCGTGGACGAGGCCTGATGGGGGTTATGCGTACCCGGCTGGAAGCGGAAGCGATGAGGCTTGGTCTTGACGGCATTTACAGTCAACCCGTCACCAGTCACACTCGTAGCCAGTTGGTGAACATCAAGAACCACTCCAGACCATTTGGCTTGTCACTCGGCCTGGTACCCCAGACGCTGAACTTCAAGAGACTGTCGGTCGAACCTCTGCAGCAACGGGAAAGTTGTCTGTATTACTACAAGTCTCTGAAGCCTGTCACATCAAAGACTATTTATGTCGGTGCGCCGTACCGTGATATCGTTGTCACCATTTACCGCCAGGCGGGCATGGTTGTCTCGGTGCTTCCCGACGAGACAGCGGTTCCCCTCCCTGAGAACGCCTCCGTGAATACCCAATTCCACCCTTCGTGGGGGTTCGGCACCGTCATTATCAAAGAGAACGGCGACGACTGTGCCAAGCTGGTGAAGCAGGGGCTGTTCCACTTGACCATGAAGGCCGGGGCGCACATGGTCTATCTCGTCATCCCGCTTGAAGAACAGGGGTATAGTAGACTCCTCGATACGGCTCGCGAGCTGGGGTTCATATTCAGCGGAATCGCCCCCAGCGCGCTCTCGGGGAAGGACGCACTGCGACTGCAATTTGTCAATTGCGATATCGATTTTGACCGGTTGCAGATAGCCGAGGACGAGGCGCGCCTGATTGTTGACTACATCCGCCGGGAATACCAAGCGGCCGCCTTGCCGCTTTGCCCGTAACCACTCGAGCCAGGAGAGCATGCTCCAGTTAGTGCGTACTCACATAGATTACCGGTGGTTTTTCATCGGCCAGGTGGTCTCGCAGCTGGGTGATCGAATTCACTCGCTCGCTTTGCTTTGGCTGGTCTACTCCTGGTCCGGTTCGGCCGCAGCGGTCGGTGGCGTCATGGTTGCCACTAGTCTACCGGGGGTTCTGTTTTCACCGTTGGCGGGCAGCCTCTGTGACCGGGTCAGCAAGCGCACCCTGATGATCGCCGCCGACCTGATCCGTTTCGTCACCGTTATGCTGCTCGCACTCACCGCCTGGACAGGCTGGCTGAATTACCCGATCCTGATCGGGGCAACGATCGTCATTTCCCTTGCCGGCGCCACCTTCAATCCTGCCGCTCTGGCTTTGATCCCGGCCCTGGTGCCCCACCGACTGCTGACTCAAGCCAACGCGATGAACCAGCTCAGCGGTAGTGGCAGCGCCGTATTAGGACCCCTCTTCGGCAGCCTGCTCATCGCTGCCATTGGCGTGCCCCTAGCCTTTTTCGGTAACGGGTTATCCTTTCTAACCTCCTGGTTCTGCGTGAGTCGCATTAAGATCGAAGAGCCACCTGTCGCAGCTTCTTCATTGTGGCAGGATATGCGCGACGGCTTCTCGGCCGTGGTCGGCAATCAGCTTATCAAGTCGCTCCTTCCTCCCATTGCCGTGGTCAATTTTTTCTTCGCTGCCGTGGTGGTAGTCATCCCGGTCCTTGCCGAGGGAGTTTTTCAGCGCGGCTCTACTGGACTGGGCATACTGATGAGTACGTTCGGCGGCGGCATGCTGGTCGGAACCCTGCTTCTGTCGTTGATTCGCTCCGTACCACGGGGCCCGGTCCTGATCACCGCTTTCCTGCTCATGGGGAGTGCCTTTCTGCTCGTTGGACTCAGCACCACCTTCACCATCGCGCTGGCGGCACTCTTTACGGCCGGTTGCTGCCTGACCAGTATCAACATCCTCCTGATCGTGCTCTTCCAGACCATCCTGCCCTCCGAGTTCCGCGGCAAGGTAATGGCCTTGGTTAGCGCCACCGCACTATCACTGCAACCAATCGCCTACGGACTGACCGGTATCGCCCTGGAGCTCTTATCCCCTTCTCTGGTACTGATCTCAAGCGGTCTGGTTATCGCCGGATCAGGATGTTATCTGTGGTTCTGCCGACCGCTTCGCACCATTCAACCTTAACGGAGAGTGCATGGAACGCTTCTCGTTTTTTCAGCAGGTACGGGAGAACGTGCCGGCATACGGTCAGTTCTGCCAGGACCGCTCCTTGCAGACAAGTGTCGCGTGGCATGATATTCCAGTTATCGACAAGTCCACCTACCTGCTTTGCTACCCGCTACCTGACCTTTGCTGGAACGGTGATCTGGGCTCCCTTCATCTGCTGGGTGCCTCTTCCGGTTTCGGAAAATCAGGCACCCTGTTCTGGCCCAAACGTCCCCAGGATGAGCAGGACTACTTGCAGGCCATCGAATACAGTCTCCGGGAACATTACGCCATTCACGAGCGCAAGACTCTGATCATGGTCTGTCTTGCCTTCGGCTTGTGGATCGGCGGCATGCAGATCGCCACCGCCATCAGGACCCTGGCCGTCCGGGGACAACCTGGCATCATCTGCGCCACTCCCGGGCTCAACCTGAGCGAGGCGGTAGAGGTTTATCTCCAACTGCAGGGTCATGTGGAGCAGACCCTGATCATTACCAACCCCTCCAATATCGGCGTGTTGACCGCCCTCTTCGGCCGTGCTGGCTGCGACATCGCCAACGGGCGAATTAGCTTTCCGGTTGTCGGCGAGTATTTCTCCGAACACACCCGTCGTGGAATCGCTGCTCGCTATGGCCATCCCCCAGAAGCCCCCTTTTGTCTCTGGACCGGTTACGGATCTGCGGACACCGGCGATCTCGGCATGGAAACCGAGCCGACCATCGCCTTACGGAAACACATCTGCGACCACCCCTCGCTATCACACCGATTGTTCGGCACACGCGACACGCCAATGCTGTTCGTGCCGACCGGCAAGGCCTTTTTCGAGATCATTAACGATGAGATCGTCGTGACCAAGGATCAGCTTATCCCACTGGTCCGCTATAACACCCGAGATAAAGGACACCTGTTGGCCAAAGAGGATGTCCGTCCCCTCATCCCTGAACATCTGGCCGCGCCCCTTCCTGACCAGATTCTCTGCGTCCATGGACGCAGTGACGACAGTGTTGTCTTCTATGGCACCAATCTGCGCGTCGAAGAGATCAATCAGCACTTTCTCACGCTCGATGCCTCCTTCGGCTACGGCGGTCTCTTTCAGGTTTCGTCCCGGGAGATTGACGGAGTCGCTTTATTTTCCTTCACTATCTTTTGCGAGACACCGGAGCGTGCCGGGTTGGCCGATCGTTACCGGCAATCGTTGCTTGCCTTCCTGCTAACTAGCAGCAACGAGTTCAAGGCCAAGTATGACCATCTTGCCGCCGTCATCGGCGACCGCCTGCTCCAGGTTCGAGTTGCCGACATCCGCCAACGCCAGGGCAACCTTAAGCATAAATTCATCGTCGAGGACACCATATGAACCTGTGGCACCACCAATGGCCGGCAATCGCCACGGTACTCGCCCATGCCGATCGGTCTCCCTTCTACCGGCAGAAGTATGGTCGGACGTCCCCTGTCGCACCGGAAGACTTTCAGAACCTGCCGGTCCTGACTCGACAGGAACTCTACGAGAATTCCTATCCCAAATCACTGGCGATGCTCTCTTGTCCTCTGGAGGGTATGATCGTCACCTCCACCGGGGGGTCATCCGGCCTGGCCCGCTACACCCTGCTCACCCACCAGGAATGGCTTGCCTTCGCCTCGGTTCAGGCCGAAGCCATGAAAACTCTTGGGATCACCAGCCGGGATGTGGTCGCCAACCTGCTGATGGCCGGCAGCCTGTGGCCCTCTTTTATCGGCGTCCACGACGTGATCCGCATCGTCGGGGCCACTCACCTGCCCATCTCAGCCAATATCGACCTGGACCGGATCATTCGCTTCTGCAAGGAATTTCAACCGACGGTCCTGCTCTCACTGCCAACCTTGTTTGTCTTTTTGGCCGACAAGGCGTTGCAGGAAGGCCTCCGGTTCCCGCGACTGCGCATGATCGCCTATGCCGGCGAGCACATGAGTAAAGAGGCGCGCGAACACATCGGTCGCGCCCTGGGGATCAGCACCATCAAGGCGCTGGCCTATACCAGCGCCGATGCCGGCCTGATGGGCTACCAGTGTGCCCACTGCGCGGCAGGTACCTATCACCTACCTCGGGATTTTCAATGTATCGAGACGGTCGATCCGGAGACTCTCGCCCCCTGCTCCCCGGAACAACCGGGTGAAATTCTGGTCACCAACCTGGCCCGGTTCTCCATGCCGATCATCCGCTACCGGATCGGCGACCTGGCCACCATGCATGGCTCTCTCTGCCCGTGTGGTGACCCGAACCCGCTGTTCTCGCTCCAGGGACGAGCTGGAGAAGATTTCAAGTTGGGGGGGGGCTATATCTCGATGGGGGTGGTGGAGGCCGCAGTTGCCAACTATTGCGGCGGTCTCGGCACCATCAGCCTCAACCACCTCCTTGAACTGGAAGATCGGGGGAACCAGATGGAGGTGCGCTTGTATGTCGAGGCCGGCGACCCGGAGCAAGCCAAGGCTCAGGCCAGCTCATTGGCCGCGGCACTGTGCACGGCCATCCCGGAAGTGCAGGTGGGCTTGGACAAGAGGTATATCCGGGAACTGGCAGTAACCTTCGTTCCCTTGGGCAGTCTGGAGCGCAGCCCGATCACCGGCAAGGTTAAACGACTCAACGACAAACGGGTCCAGGAGTGAGATCATGACTATCCCGACCACAGCCATCGACCGCCTGTTCTCCGACATCACCGCCCTGCAGACCGGGGCGACAGCTGATCGTCTCTTCCTTGATGCGGTCCGTGAAGCATTTCGGCATCATTATGAACAGTGCCCGATGTACCAAAATCTCTGCCGCGATGCCGGCTTTTCCCCGGACCATTTGACCGGTCCAGCGGCCATTCCGGCTATTCCCTGGATCATGGTCAACGTGTTCAAGCACCATCACATCACTTCGGTGCCAGAGGAGCAGATCACCAAGACCTTTACCTCCAGTGGTACCAGTGGCCAGTTCAGCCACATCGCCTGGGACGAGGGATCGGCGCGGCGTCAAGGACTGATGCGGCAACGGATCATGGAGGCGTACGGACTGGTCAGCGATCAACCAGTCAACTATCTCTGCTTCAGCTACGATCCAAAAATTTCCGGCAATAAAGGAGCAGCCTACGCCCATCGGATGTACACCTCGTTTGCTCCGGCCGCCGAGATGTTTTTTGCCATTGACGACGGCACCCGGAACGATCAGGTATTTCAGGCCCAGGAGTGTCTCAACCGGCTCGAAGCATTCGCCGCAAGCGGTCTGCCCCTGCGCGTAGTCGGCTTCCCGGCCTTTGCCTGGAAAGCGCTGCAGTTGATGGGCGACAAAGGGATGAACCTGCAATTTCCCGGCGAAAGTCTCATCGTCTTTGGTGGCGGCTGGAAGTCACTGGCCGATGAAGCTGTTTCTCCCAAGCTGTTTGCCGACCACGTTGAACAGCGCCTCGGCATTACCCGGTCCCGCATCAGGGATGTCTTCGGCTTTGTCGAGCACGGCGTGCCCTATATCAGCTGCGAAGCCGGCCGGTTCCACGTCCCGGTTTTCTCACGAGCCTATATCCGCCGGCCTGGGACACTGGAACTGCTCGAACCGGGAGCGACTGGCCTACTACAGGTAGTATCTCCCTATAATATGGCGCAACCCAACCTGTCGATTCTATCCACCGATTATGCCCGGTTGACACAAAACTGCCCGTGCGGCCGGGACGGAACCGTTCTGCAGCTCCAGGGTCGAGCCGGGGTACGGAAACATCAGGGTTGCGCCCTGACTGCAGCGGAATTATTGCGCTGATCAGGCCAACAGCAAGCCGGTGACACCACTCGGGCCTCGCTGAGCGCCGATTCAAAATGCCACGATACTCAGGTTTACCTGAAGAGAAGCACGAGGAGAACGATATGGAATTCTATCTGTTCGGCAGCTGCATAGAACGAAATGAACCGGTGGATGAGACCTTGATGCGCCAGGTGTTACACCAGGCCAGGGAGGTGCAAACATCTCTGCAGAGTGTCGACCATCGGGCCATCATCGACCTGCTCGACGCCCTCGCCGACCGCTGGCAGGATCCTCAGTATCCCTATCGTCGCCAGGCCCTGGAACAGCTGCCCACACGTATCCGTTTCAGCGTCCCGATGATCGAGGCCGGCATCGATACCATGATTGGCCTGCTACGCAAGGAAAACCTCTACGCCAGGCTCGACTGTGATCTCGGCGACCGCCGCTTTCTTCAAGACTGGACCATGGATTCTCATTTCAACGGCCTGATCAAGGCTCAACCGCTGGGCATCGTCGCCCACGTCTCGGCGGGCAACGTCTTTGTCGGAGGGGTGGACAGCCTGATCCAGGGCATTGTAACCAAGAACGTCAACATCATGAAGATGTCGACCGTCGATCCACTTTTTCCGGTACTGTTTGCCAGAAGCCTGCTTGACCTCGACTCGACAGGGGTGGTCGGCCGGTCGCTGGCTCTGCTCACCTGGAAAGGGGGTGACGAATCGGTGGAAGAGGTGCTCAAGCAGCACTGCGACGGCATCGTCGTCTACGGCGGCAAGCAGACGGTCCATAGCTATCGGCACCATCTCGGACTGCACACCAGGTTGATCGAATATGGGCCGAAATACAGTTTTGTCCTGGTGGACAAAACCGAACTGCACAAGCGCGGCCTTAAGAACACCGCCCACCAGATTGCCCGGGACGGAGTGATGTGGGAACAATCGGCGTGCTCGTCACCACACGTGGTCTATATCAACGACCGGCAGGCAGCCCGGGAACTGCTTGAGGCCCTGGCCGAGAGTTTCGAGGAGTGGGCGGGAATCTATCCTCCCGGCCCGTTGACCGACGATGAAGCGACCGAAATCACCAAGGTCCGCGAGCTGGCCCGGGCCGAAAAGGCTTTGGGGGTTGGAGACTACCGCTTCTCACCGCACCTGTCCTGGACCATTGTCATCAAGGAAGATGACGCCTTCGAGACCTCCTGTCTGCATCGCACCTTACTCATCAAGCCGGTGGCAAACCTGGATGTGGCCCTGGCTGCCGTTGAACAGATGGGTCATTACATTCAGACCGTGGCCTTGGTAACCGACGAAAAAACAGCGAGAACCGCCGCCACCAGGCTGGCCAACCACGGCGCCGACCGATTTGTCGAACCAGGCCGGATGGCCGTCCGCAAACACGGCACGCCCCACGATGGGACCCGCGGTTTGGCGGAGCTGGTTCGTTGGGTGTCCCTGGCCCGAGACCAGTACGAACTGCCAGTTCATGATTGCCGCTGGCGGCCCTACTCCGCCGAGGAAGACCGATTTGATTTCATCGAGCCCAGCCAACGTCAGGCCATGGTTCTCAGCCGCCTGACAACACTGGTCGAGCAGTGCCGTCGTCAGTCGCCGCTGTTGACTGAACGCTACGGCAGCCTGTCTCTGGCCAGCTTTGACGATTTTCTGCGCTTTCCGCTGATGACCGGAAGCGACTATCGTGATCATCTGCCACCCTACGGAGACGGATTGCTCACCGGCCCGGTCAGCGGCGGTTACACGTTTTCCAGCGGCGGCACCACCGGACGTCCCAAGCTGGTCTACCGCACTCATGAGGAGCAGCAGTACAACGCCGCCCGCCTCGGCAAAGGTCTGGCCCTGTCCGTCTTCCACCCGGGTGATACCGTCGCCAACCTGCTCTTTGCCGGCAACCTCTGGGCTTCTTTCGTCTCCTACAATCAGGCGTTGGAACACACCGGCTGCCGAATCCTGCCCATTTCCGGCAACCTGGCAATCGAATCGATCGTTGCGTATCTGCGGTTATTCAAACCCAACGGGGCTATCACCATCCCCTCAGTACTCCTCGGTCTGGCCGCCCACGTGGAGCAACATCGTATCACAGACATTCGCCTGGAAAAAGTGGCCACCGGCGGTGAACATTTGTTTGCCGGTGCCAGAGAGTACCTACAGCGAGTCCTGGGTATCTCCATCTTCGCCTCGACCGGTTACACCACCAACGACACCGGCGCCATCGGCTACCAATGCCAAGCCTGTCAGCACCATCTGCATCATGTCCATGAAGACCTGCACTACGTGGAGATCCTTCATCCGGAAACCTTGGCACCAGTGGCCGTCGGAGAAATCGGCAAGATCGTCGTGACCAATCTGCAGCGCATCCTGATGCCGACCATCCGCTACGACGTCGGCGACCTGGGACGATGGGTGGACACCCCCTGTCCCTGTGGCCGCACCACCCGCCTCTTCGAGTTGCTTGGCAGGGCCGATGATGTCCTGATCATCGGTGGCGGCAATGTCCAACCGGAGACCGTAGCTGCCGCGGTACATGACATCGACGGCCTGTCCGAACAATTCCAGATGGTAGCGGAACTGGCAGGGCACTTGGACCGCCTGGTGATTCGGGTGGAGCGCAGTGGGCCGCACCAGCGATCAAACGAAGAGCTGGCCCGGTCGCTCTTGGCCCAGATTTACCAGACGTCCAAAGAGGTCAAGGAGATGGTAAGACAACGTCTAGCCGCGGAACCCAGGATCGAGATCCTGCCCGAGGGCGGCCTGGAACGAAATCCGAAAACGGGCAAGATCAGGCTTTCCATCGATCGACGCTAAACGGGATACTCCGCTGGGACCACACGGATGCCCCCCCCTTCGATCGTGTGTCAAAGGATGCACAGCCTATTCGGATGAAAACTATCGGCCGATGAAGCTACGAATCTCCACCTCCGTCCGACCATACGTTGCCGTTATATTGAACAGGAACTGGTCAAGCAGCGCCGGCGGGACAGTGCTCGTGCGACACATCGCCTCAAGCTCACCGAGCAGTTGTTGGAGGGACTGGGCTCCCACATTCGCCGATGCCCCCTTCAACTTATGCGCCTGAGCGTGGATCGTCGGAATGTCGCGCGACCTGATTGCCGCCGCCAAATGAGCAAGGTACAACGGCATTTCCTGCAGGAACAGTCGCAGGATATCCCTGAGCATCGCCTCATCCCCCAGCAGCCGGCCGAGCAGCCCGCCATGCTCGAAAAGCACGACGGTAGCTTCCGGAGGTGCGGCGCCGGGTACCGATGGACCGACATCCGCTGCAGGATGGCTGGCGACCGTCTGGTCGGCCGCCGTGTTATGCGGCAACAGCCAGCGATTGAGCAGCAAAAGGACTCCGTCAGTATTGATCGGCTTGGCCAGGTAGTCATCCATACCGGCATCGACACAAGCCTGCTGATCCTCCTTCAAAGCATAAGCGGTCAAGGCGACCACGACTGACCGGGACCGCCCGCACTCAGCCTCGATCAGCCTGATCCGCCGGGTAGCCTCCATACCATCCATCTCCGGCATCTGCACATCCATGAAGATCAGATCGTAGGCCTTGCGTAGCACAGCTGCGACCGCCTCCGTGCCGTTACTCACCGTGTCGATCTGGGTGACCCCCAGTTTGCTCAGGATACCGAGCATAACCTGGCGATTGACTTGGTTGTCCTCAGCAAGGAGGATTCGCTTACGCCGATACTGATGGTCGACGGATTCGAGATGGTCCTTTTCATCTCTACCTGGGTGTCGGTATTTCCGCCCGGTCAACAGAACCGCCAGGGTATCGAGCAGATCGCCGTGGCGAATGGGCTTGATCAGGTGGGCGACGCACCCGAGTGCCGTACACCGCCGGATATCGTCAAGCCGGTTGAGGGACACCAATGCAATCACCTTGAGAGATGCTAGCTCCGGCTCGGCCCTGATCGTCTCAAACAGTGGTACCATACCCTCACCGACCAGATTCACGTCACCGATAACCGTAGTAAACGGTTCTTTGCCGGCAACACTTGCGCGCAGGAGTTGCAGTGCCGCCGGACCATCTTCAACTTCTGTGGTCTGCGCCTGCCAGAATTGGAGTTGCCGAGCCAAGGCCCGGGCCACCGCCACGCTGCCGTCGACGATGAGAATCATTTCCCGACGCAGGGTCGCCAACCAAGGCACGTCCGGCTCGGTCTGGCTAACGGTTAGAAACGGTATGGTGCATAAAAACGTTGCCCCCCGGTTCGGCTGACTCTGCACCGAGATGTCACCGCCCATCAGAACTACCAGTTGGCGCGTAATGGCCAAGCCGAGTCCAGTGCCGCCATAGGTACGCGTCGTGGAGACATCGGCCTGGGTAAAACTTTCAAAGATGGTTTTCTGTTTGTCGGCAGAGATGCCGATACCAGTGTCACTCACCACAAAACGCAGTGCCAGCACCTGTTCATGCCGCTCCTGCAGATCGACCTCGACGCGAACCTCGCCGCTGGAAGTGAATTTGATGGCGTTGCTCACCAGGTTCAACAAGATCTGACGCAAACGACCTGAGTCACCGACATAGGCGCTTGGCAGTTCGGGGGCCGCGGAAACGATGAGGTCCAGCCCCTTTTCCGCAGCCCTGATCGCAACCGTTCCGAGTACGTTGTCGAGCAGTGAGCGGAGATTAAACTCGATCGTCTCAAGCTCGATCATTCCCGCCTCGATTTTTGAGAAATCGAGAATGTCGTTGATGATGTTCAGCAAGGATTCGGCGCTCAGGCGTACCGTTTTTGCATAATGACGCTGGATATCGTCAAGCTCGGTGTCCAGAAGCAGATCGGCCATCCCCAGGACACCATTCATCGGGGTACGGATTTCATGGCTCATGATGGCCAGGAATTGACTCTTGGCCCTATTGGCCTCCTCAGCCTCCTCCTTGGCTCGCCGCAAGTTCTCTTCAGCCTGCTTTCGCTCGGAAATATCACGGCAGACGCAAAAAACCATCTTTTGTCCCTTGACGGTCACACTGTTGGTCACAATCTCCACATCGTACAAACTACCGTCCTTGCGGCGATGACGCGTTTCAAACCGGTCCCCTTCGCTGCCGACGCTCCCGATCATCTCCAGCAACTGATCGCGACCGACGATTGCCTCCCAGTCCCACACGTACAGATCAAGGACTTCCTCCATACGATATCCAAGCATGTCCGCATAGCTCTGGCTTGCTTCGAACACCTTGCCATGTTGATCGAGAATGACAATACCGTCCCGCGATTGTTCGATCATAATACGGCGCCGTGACGATTCTTCTTTGAGGGCCTCCTCGGCTTGCTTGAGACGATCCAGTGAGGTGGTTTTGCTCCGCAAATCCTTGAGCATCTGATTGAAAGCGGCAGCTAGGGCACCGACTTCGTCGTTCGTCCGAACGGTGACTTCATGATCCCACTGTCCCTCCGAGATCAATCTGGTGGCGTTGATCAACTCCCGGATCGGTCTGAGCGTGTATCCTATCAGAACCGATGAAAAAGCCACGAACAGCAGGAGGATCACAGCGGCAATGAGGCCCAGCAGGGTAACGGTTCTGATCAACTTGCCGGTGGTTTCGCTCGTGGGGATGCCGACGGTCACGTAACCCACATGATGATCACCGTAAACTAGCGGAGAAACGGCAACATGATAATCACGGCCGGCTCGATCCAGCATGCTGCCAACACCGTCCTCCCCTCCCTCGAGGATCACCCGATCAAGATCGCGAAAATCGATATCACCGCCAACCAAACCACCATTTTCATCGAAAACGGCAAAGCCAAGCTTGATCTCTTCACGGAAGGCGGCTGCAAGCTGGTGCAGACTGTTTTTGACAATGAAGCTGCCGATATGTCGGCCCGCCTCAACCCTGGGCAGGTAAACCGGAGTCTGGTAGTCGAGTTGGAAGTGGAGATAGGTGGTACCGTCATCTCCCGCAGACAGTGAAATCCGTTCGCCTCCCGCAAACCGGGGAGGGAACGTCTCGGCCAGCTCGAGATCCTGCTCATCGTAATAGCCCTGGCGATTCGGCTGGAGCAGGATATTTCTCCGGTCGGCCTCCACCCGAATCACCCCCCCGCTTTCGGCGCTATAGACATAACGAAGGAAGTCTGAATCTCCGTCAGTGGCGTAATACATACCAAACGAGTGCGTCCGGCTTGTATCGGCAAAGTGATAGAGTTCACCTATCAGGTTGCTGTCACTGACCGACAAACCGTTTTCCAGCAGATTCTTCTCCGTCGCTATCATCAGAGCGACATCCGCCTGTTGGGAAAAGTACTGGTAGTGCTGCAGGAATGAGGTGATGGAACTGCCGACACGGCGCTGAAAGTTGATCGAGGCGCCAATCAACCGTTCCCGGTTTTCCTGTTTCGTCTCACGATAACTGAGATAAATCGCACCGGACATGGTCGCCAGCGCTGTCAAGAAAACCAGAAGAAGGGTGTAGATGATGAGCTTGAACCTGATATTCATCTGCATCCACGTTCCCGTGGCAAGGAATCGTTCATGTCTTCAGGCCCATCATCCTCCTCCCCGTGGCACAACCGTGTTGCGCAGGAGATCTTCGTGGCTGCCGGCAGCCTGTTCCGGTGTGATCTGCAACTCGAGGAGCTGATGAACCAGCAGCTTGTGCGCCTCGGCCATGGTC encodes the following:
- a CDS encoding hybrid sensor histidine kinase/response regulator: MNIRFKLIIYTLLLVFLTALATMSGAIYLSYRETKQENRERLIGASINFQRRVGSSITSFLQHYQYFSQQADVALMIATEKNLLENGLSVSDSNLIGELYHFADTSRTHSFGMYYATDGDSDFLRYVYSAESGGVIRVEADRRNILLQPNRQGYYDEQDLELAETFPPRFAGGERISLSAGDDGTTYLHFQLDYQTPVYLPRVEAGRHIGSFIVKNSLHQLAAAFREEIKLGFAVFDENGGLVGGDIDFRDLDRVILEGGEDGVGSMLDRAGRDYHVAVSPLVYGDHHVGYVTVGIPTSETTGKLIRTVTLLGLIAAVILLLFVAFSSVLIGYTLRPIRELINATRLISEGQWDHEVTVRTNDEVGALAAAFNQMLKDLRSKTTSLDRLKQAEEALKEESSRRRIMIEQSRDGIVILDQHGKVFEASQSYADMLGYRMEEVLDLYVWDWEAIVGRDQLLEMIGSVGSEGDRFETRHRRKDGSLYDVEIVTNSVTVKGQKMVFCVCRDISERKQAEENLRRAKEEAEEANRAKSQFLAIMSHEIRTPMNGVLGMADLLLDTELDDIQRHYAKTVRLSAESLLNIINDILDFSKIEAGMIELETIEFNLRSLLDNVLGTVAIRAAEKGLDLIVSAAPELPSAYVGDSGRLRQILLNLVSNAIKFTSSGEVRVEVDLQERHEQVLALRFVVSDTGIGISADKQKTIFESFTQADVSTTRTYGGTGLGLAITRQLVVLMGGDISVQSQPNRGATFLCTIPFLTVSQTEPDVPWLATLRREMILIVDGSVAVARALARQLQFWQAQTTEVEDGPAALQLLRASVAGKEPFTTVIGDVNLVGEGMVPLFETIRAEPELASLKVIALVSLNRLDDIRRCTALGCVAHLIKPIRHGDLLDTLAVLLTGRKYRHPGRDEKDHLESVDHQYRRKRILLAEDNQVNRQVMLGILSKLGVTQIDTVSNGTEAVAAVLRKAYDLIFMDVQMPEMDGMEATRRIRLIEAECGRSRSVVVALTAYALKEDQQACVDAGMDDYLAKPINTDGVLLLLNRWLLPHNTAADQTVASHPAADVGPSVPGAAPPEATVVLFEHGGLLGRLLGDEAMLRDILRLFLQEMPLYLAHLAAAIRSRDIPTIHAQAHKLKGASANVGAQSLQQLLGELEAMCRTSTVPPALLDQFLFNITATYGRTEVEIRSFIGR